Proteins encoded together in one Benincasa hispida cultivar B227 chromosome 1, ASM972705v1, whole genome shotgun sequence window:
- the LOC120069533 gene encoding DEAD-box ATP-dependent RNA helicase 58, chloroplastic isoform X3 produces the protein MQVTKVARMLAARPPDSEHGLNSYVVMALLDGGLLRRHKTWLKADPPTILVATVGSLCQMVERQFLNLGSLNVLVIDEVDFMFSSSKQVSSLKKLLTSYSSFNNRQTVFASASIPQHRHFLHDCIQQKWTKNNVIHIHINPIQPMPSCLLHRFVTCEKNKKHQAFLSLLLTDKPQSAIIFVSEQSEKSKKAGKIPPTTLMIDFLKTSYGGCSDIILLEEDVNYNLRASSLSEVRQGGSYLIVATDIVARGIDLPETTHIYNFDLPRCAIDYLHRAGRTGRKPFSEEKCVVTNLITSEERFVLQKFENEMLFICEEVVV, from the exons ATGCAA GTTACAAAAGTTGCTAGGATGTTAGCCGCAAGGCCTCCTGATTCTGAACATGGGCTAAATTCTTATGTTGTCATGGCTCTTTTAGATGGAGGCTTGTTGAGGAGACACAAGACTTGGTTAAAG GCAGATCCCCCTACAATACTGGTGGCAACAGTAGGGAGCTTATGCCAAATGGTAGAGAGACAATTTCTTAACCTTGGTTCACTGAATGTGCTAGTAATTGATGAG GTTGATTTCATGTTTAGTTCCTCAAAGCAAGTTAGTTCCCTAAAAAAACTCTTGACATCATATTCTTCATTCAATAACCGCCAGACTGTTTTTGCAAGTGCGTCAATTCCACAGCATAGGCATTTCCTTCATGATTGTATACAGCAGAAGTGGACCAAG AATAATGTTATCCATATTCATATTAACCCAATTCAGCCCATGCCATCATGTCTACTACATAGATTTGTG ACATGTGAGAAGAACAAAAAGCACCAAGCCTTCCTGTCCTTATTACTAACAGATAAACCCCAGTCTGCAATCATTTTTGTCAGTGAGCAG TCAGAGAAGTCAAAGAAGGCCGGAAAGATTCCACCAACTACCTTGATGATTGATTTTTTGAAGACTTCGTATGGTGGTTGTTCCGACATTATCCTTCTCGAGGAAGATGTGAATTACAATTTACGAGCATCTTCCCTATCG GAAGTGAGACAAGGAGGGAGTTATCTTATTGTAGCAACTGACATAGTGGCCAGGGGAATTGACTTGCCCGAAACAACTCATATATACAACTTCGACCTGCCTCGATGTGCAATCGACTATCTTCATCGAGCTGGGCGTACAGGTAGGAAACCATTTTCCGAGGAGAAGTGTGTGGTTACCAACCTTATAACATCAGAAGAGAGGTTTGTTctgcaaaaatttgaaaatgaaatgcTGTTTATCTGTGAGGAGGTGGTTGTTTAG
- the LOC120069533 gene encoding DEAD-box ATP-dependent RNA helicase 58, chloroplastic isoform X2: MAATLLPTAKLHPPRLLLSSERRFPVYLAFQLPNFINSFGPICSIFKFRPPQALLSSSSLKNVADSNFEVSTLREICNGHVPEHILRRTEEIGFVAPTDVQRQALPVLFSGRDCVLHAQTGSGKTLTYLLLIFSVINAHKSAVQALIVVPTRELGMQVTKVARMLAARPPDSEHGLNSYVVMALLDGGLLRRHKTWLKVDFMFSSSKQVSSLKKLLTSYSSFNNRQTVFASASIPQHRHFLHDCIQQKWTKNNVIHIHINPIQPMPSCLLHRFVTCEKNKKHQAFLSLLLTDKPQSAIIFVSEQSEKSKKAGKIPPTTLMIDFLKTSYGGCSDIILLEEDVNYNLRASSLSEVRQGGSYLIVATDIVARGIDLPETTHIYNFDLPRCAIDYLHRAGRTGRKPFSEEKCVVTNLITSEERFVLQKFENEMLFICEEVVV, from the exons ATGGCTGCAACTCTTCTTCCCACTGCCAAACTCCATCCCCCTCGGCTTCTCCTCTCATCTGAAAGGCGTTTTCCAGTTTATTTAGCCTTTCAATTACCAAATTTCATCAATAGCTTTGGACCCATCTGCTCCATCTTTAAATTTAGGCCTCCGCAAGCCCTTCTGAGCTCGTCTTCTTTAAAGAACGTAGCCGATTCTAATTTCGAGGTCTCCACTCTCCGTGAGATCTGCAATGGACATGTTCCCGAGCATATACTGCGCAG GACTGAGGAAATTGGATTTGTTGCCCCAACTGATGTGCAGAGGCAAGCTCTCCCAGTTCTGTTTTCGGGTCGGGATTGTGTGCTTCATGCGCAG ACAGGTTCTGGGAAGACGCTGACATATTTGCTATTGATATTTTCTGTAATCAACGCTCATAAATCAGCTGTTCAAGCATTGATTGTAGTACCCACACGGGAGCTAGGAATGCAA GTTACAAAAGTTGCTAGGATGTTAGCCGCAAGGCCTCCTGATTCTGAACATGGGCTAAATTCTTATGTTGTCATGGCTCTTTTAGATGGAGGCTTGTTGAGGAGACACAAGACTTGGTTAAAG GTTGATTTCATGTTTAGTTCCTCAAAGCAAGTTAGTTCCCTAAAAAAACTCTTGACATCATATTCTTCATTCAATAACCGCCAGACTGTTTTTGCAAGTGCGTCAATTCCACAGCATAGGCATTTCCTTCATGATTGTATACAGCAGAAGTGGACCAAG AATAATGTTATCCATATTCATATTAACCCAATTCAGCCCATGCCATCATGTCTACTACATAGATTTGTG ACATGTGAGAAGAACAAAAAGCACCAAGCCTTCCTGTCCTTATTACTAACAGATAAACCCCAGTCTGCAATCATTTTTGTCAGTGAGCAG TCAGAGAAGTCAAAGAAGGCCGGAAAGATTCCACCAACTACCTTGATGATTGATTTTTTGAAGACTTCGTATGGTGGTTGTTCCGACATTATCCTTCTCGAGGAAGATGTGAATTACAATTTACGAGCATCTTCCCTATCG GAAGTGAGACAAGGAGGGAGTTATCTTATTGTAGCAACTGACATAGTGGCCAGGGGAATTGACTTGCCCGAAACAACTCATATATACAACTTCGACCTGCCTCGATGTGCAATCGACTATCTTCATCGAGCTGGGCGTACAGGTAGGAAACCATTTTCCGAGGAGAAGTGTGTGGTTACCAACCTTATAACATCAGAAGAGAGGTTTGTTctgcaaaaatttgaaaatgaaatgcTGTTTATCTGTGAGGAGGTGGTTGTTTAG
- the LOC120069533 gene encoding DEAD-box ATP-dependent RNA helicase 58, chloroplastic isoform X1 has translation MAATLLPTAKLHPPRLLLSSERRFPVYLAFQLPNFINSFGPICSIFKFRPPQALLSSSSLKNVADSNFEVSTLREICNGHVPEHILRRTEEIGFVAPTDVQRQALPVLFSGRDCVLHAQTGSGKTLTYLLLIFSVINAHKSAVQALIVVPTRELGMQVTKVARMLAARPPDSEHGLNSYVVMALLDGGLLRRHKTWLKADPPTILVATVGSLCQMVERQFLNLGSLNVLVIDEVDFMFSSSKQVSSLKKLLTSYSSFNNRQTVFASASIPQHRHFLHDCIQQKWTKNNVIHIHINPIQPMPSCLLHRFVTCEKNKKHQAFLSLLLTDKPQSAIIFVSEQSEKSKKAGKIPPTTLMIDFLKTSYGGCSDIILLEEDVNYNLRASSLSEVRQGGSYLIVATDIVARGIDLPETTHIYNFDLPRCAIDYLHRAGRTGRKPFSEEKCVVTNLITSEERFVLQKFENEMLFICEEVVV, from the exons ATGGCTGCAACTCTTCTTCCCACTGCCAAACTCCATCCCCCTCGGCTTCTCCTCTCATCTGAAAGGCGTTTTCCAGTTTATTTAGCCTTTCAATTACCAAATTTCATCAATAGCTTTGGACCCATCTGCTCCATCTTTAAATTTAGGCCTCCGCAAGCCCTTCTGAGCTCGTCTTCTTTAAAGAACGTAGCCGATTCTAATTTCGAGGTCTCCACTCTCCGTGAGATCTGCAATGGACATGTTCCCGAGCATATACTGCGCAG GACTGAGGAAATTGGATTTGTTGCCCCAACTGATGTGCAGAGGCAAGCTCTCCCAGTTCTGTTTTCGGGTCGGGATTGTGTGCTTCATGCGCAG ACAGGTTCTGGGAAGACGCTGACATATTTGCTATTGATATTTTCTGTAATCAACGCTCATAAATCAGCTGTTCAAGCATTGATTGTAGTACCCACACGGGAGCTAGGAATGCAA GTTACAAAAGTTGCTAGGATGTTAGCCGCAAGGCCTCCTGATTCTGAACATGGGCTAAATTCTTATGTTGTCATGGCTCTTTTAGATGGAGGCTTGTTGAGGAGACACAAGACTTGGTTAAAG GCAGATCCCCCTACAATACTGGTGGCAACAGTAGGGAGCTTATGCCAAATGGTAGAGAGACAATTTCTTAACCTTGGTTCACTGAATGTGCTAGTAATTGATGAG GTTGATTTCATGTTTAGTTCCTCAAAGCAAGTTAGTTCCCTAAAAAAACTCTTGACATCATATTCTTCATTCAATAACCGCCAGACTGTTTTTGCAAGTGCGTCAATTCCACAGCATAGGCATTTCCTTCATGATTGTATACAGCAGAAGTGGACCAAG AATAATGTTATCCATATTCATATTAACCCAATTCAGCCCATGCCATCATGTCTACTACATAGATTTGTG ACATGTGAGAAGAACAAAAAGCACCAAGCCTTCCTGTCCTTATTACTAACAGATAAACCCCAGTCTGCAATCATTTTTGTCAGTGAGCAG TCAGAGAAGTCAAAGAAGGCCGGAAAGATTCCACCAACTACCTTGATGATTGATTTTTTGAAGACTTCGTATGGTGGTTGTTCCGACATTATCCTTCTCGAGGAAGATGTGAATTACAATTTACGAGCATCTTCCCTATCG GAAGTGAGACAAGGAGGGAGTTATCTTATTGTAGCAACTGACATAGTGGCCAGGGGAATTGACTTGCCCGAAACAACTCATATATACAACTTCGACCTGCCTCGATGTGCAATCGACTATCTTCATCGAGCTGGGCGTACAGGTAGGAAACCATTTTCCGAGGAGAAGTGTGTGGTTACCAACCTTATAACATCAGAAGAGAGGTTTGTTctgcaaaaatttgaaaatgaaatgcTGTTTATCTGTGAGGAGGTGGTTGTTTAG